The following coding sequences lie in one Candidatus Babeliales bacterium genomic window:
- the hflX gene encoding GTPase HflX yields MKKQATATTVHPKTLLLGVQTPEHYLVNMESYFEEFRNLARTNGVHEPEEMMIKIRDIDPGYFLTKGKREEVKNFCDENDIEEVIVSEALSSRQAGNLGELLHCKIFDRTELILEIFEKSAHTAEGKMQVAIAQLQHKKSRLAGKGVHFAQQSGAIGVRGGFGETAKEKETRHIEDGILQLKRHLAKMHSARETQRKQRLSNNEPNICLIGYTNAGKSTILNILTNSNVLAEDKLFATLDTTTRSLFIDGKKKGTISDTVGFIQQLPPRLIDAFKSTLSELHHADLLLHVIDVADPGWENHIRVVHEILTDLQVETPMLYVFNKADKTDTTLLSGALEKYQPYVVVSSLSKKGIAPLVKYIKNWMPDADKN; encoded by the coding sequence ATGAAAAAACAAGCTACCGCTACCACAGTCCACCCAAAAACGCTTCTGTTGGGCGTACAAACACCTGAACATTACTTAGTCAATATGGAATCATATTTTGAAGAATTTCGTAATTTAGCTCGCACAAATGGCGTGCACGAACCTGAAGAAATGATGATAAAAATTCGTGACATTGACCCGGGTTACTTTTTGACCAAAGGTAAACGTGAAGAAGTAAAGAATTTTTGTGATGAAAATGACATTGAAGAAGTGATTGTATCTGAAGCACTTTCTTCACGTCAAGCGGGTAATTTGGGCGAATTATTACATTGCAAGATTTTTGATCGTACTGAACTTATTTTAGAAATTTTTGAAAAATCTGCTCACACCGCCGAAGGTAAAATGCAAGTTGCTATCGCGCAACTTCAACATAAAAAATCACGTCTTGCAGGAAAAGGTGTTCACTTTGCTCAGCAATCTGGTGCCATTGGTGTCCGCGGCGGTTTTGGTGAAACAGCAAAAGAAAAAGAAACTCGTCACATTGAAGACGGTATTCTACAACTTAAAAGACATCTGGCAAAAATGCATAGCGCACGTGAAACACAACGCAAACAACGCCTGAGCAATAATGAGCCAAACATCTGCCTTATTGGATATACCAACGCAGGAAAATCAACAATTCTTAATATCTTAACCAACAGTAATGTACTTGCCGAAGACAAACTTTTTGCAACACTTGATACCACAACACGCTCGTTGTTTATTGATGGTAAAAAGAAGGGTACAATTTCTGACACTGTTGGATTTATTCAACAACTTCCCCCACGATTAATCGATGCATTTAAATCAACACTTTCAGAATTACATCATGCCGATTTATTGCTCCATGTAATTGATGTTGCAGATCCAGGCTGGGAAAATCATATTCGCGTAGTTCATGAAATTTTAACAGATTTACAAGTCGAAACACCGATGTTATATGTTTTCAACAAAGCAGACAAAACTGATACAACACTGTTAAGCGGCGCACTTGAAAAATATCAACCTTATGTGGTTGTTTCATCTTTATCAAAAAAAGGCATCGCTCCTTTGGTTAAATATATTAAGAATTGGATGCCAGACGCAGATAAAAATTAA